The genomic region ACCGTTGACATAGTTAACATTCCTCCGTGGGTGCCTTGCGCACCTTTGTATTGGTCTGTCCGTCCTCTATCCCGGCAGGCATGTTACGCAATAAACCGACTGAGAAGCGTGCTAACGGACAGTAAAAATCTCCTTCCGTTACATTCAAGGGAAGGTTTGCGCTGCTTTAACGCAGCAGTATTAGTGTACCAGTACCCTTTTTCAAAGTCAAATCAAATGGCGAACAATTAGATATAGTACAACCGTAATGTTCGGGATTTACCCACTATTTCGACACAAAAAACCGGAGACTACAGTCCAAGCTTGCTTGACTGCTATCACCGGTTCAAGGATTCCCATTTCCATGCGAATCTATATCTGGTATTTATATCACATGTTTAAGTCCAGTTACGCTAATGGTTGATCTTCGGGACAGATGATTTTGCTTCCTGATCGAAGCCGTCAGCATCTGTCCGCTACATCGCGAAGGCGTCATTGTGCGCCCTCTCGTAATTGACGAATTTATTAAAGTTTTTCAGGAAGACCAGTTCCACCGTACCTACCGGACCATTACGCTGTTTCGCGATAATAATCTCGATAATGTTTTTCTTCTCGGTCTCCTGGTTGTAGTAGTCATCCCGGTACAGAAACGCTACGATGTCGGCATCTTGCTCGATCGAACCCGATTCCCGCAAGTCACTCATCATCGGACGTTTATCCTGACGTTGCTCTACACCCCGGCTCAGCTGGGACAACGCAATAACCGGAACTTCCAGTTCCCGGCCAATCTGTTTCAGTGTACGTGAAATCTCGGATACCTCTTGTTGACGGTTCTCCCCTGCTTTACCACGTCCACTAATCAGTTGAAGATAGTCGATGAGGATCATGCCAAGGCCTTTCTCTTTCTTCAGACGACGGCATTTGGCACGAATATCCGCTACCGTAATCCCTGGCGTATCATCTATGAAGATGTTGGCTTCCGACAAAGCTGCAATGCCCATCGTCAGCTTCTGCCAGTCTTCATCACCTTTGAAATCACCCATACGCATTACGCTGGCATCCAGGTTGGCTTCCGCACAGATCATACGTTGCACCAGCTGGGCGGCTGACATCTCCAGACTGAAGATGGCTACCGTCTCCTGAGCCCGAATGGCCACGTTCTGAGCGATATTCAGGGCGAACGCCGTCTTACCTACCGAAGGACGGGCCGCTACAATGATCAAGTCACTGCGCTGGAATCCGGCAGTCATCTTGTCCAGATCAATAAATCCGGACGGAATGCCCGTCGTTGTTCCCTTGTTCTGATGTAGGGTCTCCACACGATCGAATACTTCCATCAGTACGTCCTGAATGGCTATAAAACCACTACTGGAGCGACGGTTGGAGATCTCCAGAATGCGACGCTCCGCTTCTCCGAGCATGGCTGCAACATCTTCGCCGCCTGTATATCCTTCGCTCACGATCTGTGTTGCCGTACGAATCAGGCGACGCAGCATCGATTTCTCTTCGATAATCTGAGCGTAATAGTCTACGTTCGCCGCTGTAGGTACACCATGAGCCAGCTTCGCCAAATAACTAACGCCGCCAATGTCCTCCAGTTCACCTTTATCCTTCAGAAGCGAAGTCAGTGTCACGAGGTCAATCGGTTGATTTCCCTCACCAAGCTGGATCATCGCTTCAAAGATTAATTGATGGGGCTTATCATAGAAATCCTCGGTTTGCACCCGTTCCATCGCTGTAATCAGGGCTTCGCCCTGCAACAGGATTGCACCCAGCACGGCCTGTTCGGCTTCCAGGTTCTGCGGGGGAATCCGGTCGAATAACATTTCGCCGCCCATCTTACTCTTCCGTTACCTGTACCTTCAAGGTTGCCTTCACTTCAGGGTGAACCTTGACAGTTACTTGTGTTACGCCGAGTGTACGAATAGGCTCGTCCAGCTCAATTTTGCGTTTGTCTACTTTCAAACCCTTTTTAGACAAAGCTTCTGCGATCTGTTTGCTGGTAATGGCACCGAACAGACGACCACCTTCACCGGACTTGGCTTTCAGTTCAGTCACTTCTGCTTCCAGCTTCTTCGCGAGTGCTTCCGCTTCTGCTTTCTCTTCTTGTTTGATTCTTTCTTCAGCAGCCTTCTGGTTGTCCAAAGTCTTCATGTTGCCATCTGTTGCTGGACGTGCGATTCCCCGTGGCAGTAGGAAGTTCTGTGCGTAGCCCTCAGATACTTCTTTCACTTGCCCTTTCTTGCCTTGACCCTTCATATCTTTTATAAAAATGACTTTCATTCGAACAGCCCCTCTTCCTTTTCGATTTCAGCCAGTACGTTCGTCAGCCGTTTTTCTGCCTCTCCAAGCGTTCCTTCAAGCTGCACGGCAGCATTGGTTAAATGTCCGCCACCGCCCAGTCGTTCCATGACAACCTGAACATTCATGCGCCCCAGCGATCTCGCGCTGATGCCAATCAGTCCATCCGGACGCTCACTAATCACAAATGAAGCGACCACGTCAGTCATATTCAGCAATGTGTCCGCCACCTGGGCGATCATCATCTGTGGAATCTTGCTGCCAGGGTCCGTGACCGCCAGCGCAATGTTCCCGTATACCATTTTAGCATGCTTTATGATTTCTGCCTTAGCAATATATTCTGACAGATCCTCTTTCATCAACCGTTGGATCATAATGGTGTCTGCACCACTGCGACGCAGGAAGCCTGCCGCTTCAAACGTTCTGGACCCGGTGTGGAGTGCAAAATGCTTCGTATCCACGGTAATCCCGGCAAGTAGAGCCGTAGCTTCCAGCGGAGTGAATTGTACCTTGTCATGAATGTATTGCAAAAGTTCAGTTACCAGTTCCGCAGCAGAGGACGCATAAGGCTCCAGATAGATCAACACCGCGTCATTGATGAACTCTTCACCTCGGCGATGATGGTCCACAACCACGACACGGGTTGCAGACTGTACCAATTTCGGCTCCATGGTCATGGAGGCCTTATGCGTATCCACCACAACCAACAACGTGTGCTCGGTCATCATCTGAGTTGCCTGTTCTGGTGATACGAATGCTTTGGACAACTTCTCGTCCTTGTTCACCTGCTCCATCATGCGTTCAATCGATGGATTAATTCCATCCAAAACAATCCGGGCTTCCACATTGTACAGACTGGCCGCTTTCCACACTCCGATGGATGCGCCGATCGCATCCATATCCGGAATTTTGTGGCCCATGATAAGTACCCGATCACTCTCCTGCATCAAATCACGCAGCGCATGAGCAATAACGCGGGCTCTGACCCGTGTGCGTTTCTCCACTGCATTGGACTTGCCGCCATAGAAAGACAGGCGTTGCCCGGACTTCACAGCAGCCTGATCGCCACCACGTCCGAGTGCCATGTCCAGACTGGACTGTGCCAGTTCTCCCATCTCACTGATGCTATCCGATCCAAATGCCAGTCCTACACTGAGTGTCATTGGCACTTTGAGGTCAGCAGTCATCTCCCGAACTTCATCTAAAATGACAAATCGGCTCTGCTCCAGTTCCTGCAAAGACTTATGGTTCAGCATCAACAGATACCGATCAGAAGATAGACGACGCAGGTACACTTCGTACCGCTTGGCCCATGACGTAATCTCACTGGTCACTCGGGCAATTAGCGCTGTACGCTGCTGGTCGTCCATGCCCTGGGCAGCCTCGTCCAGATTATCCAGAACAAGAATACCCAATGCAAGGCGCTCATTTTCATATTTATCACGAAGAATGGCTAGCTCCGTAATCTCGTATACATATACATACCGCTCCTGCGGGTTATGAATAACTCCATAATGCCGATCATCCAACTGGAATTCGTCATGAAACTCCTTGGATGAATGTTCCTTGGTCCCATCCTTCTTCTCTTTAGGCTGAGGAAGTTTGGGAAACAAATTAAGTAGCGGATTACCCACCATTGTCTTCTCCTGGAACATCTCCGCGACAAAGCGGTTATGCCACTCTACCGTACGATCTTCGCTGTACAGCACAATTCCGAATGGAAGCATGCTGACCGCTTCCCCTTCCATCCGTTTGATCCGAATAGATAGGCCATTAATGTAGTCGTTAAGCTCACGGCGGAACGCGAGCTCCGCCTTAATCATGACGATTCCCAGCGCCGAAGCCAGTATCAGACTAATCAAACCAAGCGTCCAGTTATAGATGGTAACGAACATCACGAGCAACAGCAGCAGTATGAACGCCCATACGGTATAGTAGCCGTGCCAGCGTTTCTTCAGAAATTTAGGCATGACTCATCACCCTATCGTTTTGATTTCGATATTGCCTCACGAAGCGGGAACGCCAGATCGATAATTCCGATAATCCGAAGCGGACCAATGAAGAAGACCGCAACTGCAAGAAAATACGGTATAACCGGATTCCATTTCTTTGTATGTGAGAGAAAGAAGAAGAAGCCGATCGCTTGAATCATGAAGCCCAGATTGATCAATGGCGACAGATTCATGGCAATCATAGTCCAGTACGTTCCATCACTTTGTCTAGAGATGACTTCGATCAACAAGGCGAGGAAATAATACCAGATCAGCGCACGCGGCATACGCCACTCTCTCGCTGGTGGAAGCTTCGATACCATCACACCCATTACGTTCAGGATCGGACGAGCAATAACGTGTGTGATGAAGGCCATTACCATCGATGTAACAACGAGGGCAAAAGGAATCATAAGCTGCGTTTGTTTGGCAACATCCTCGGTCATCTCAGGCGTCCATGCAAACCCGTTAATCATCTGATTGGATGTATTCGTTAACGGTTCAATGGTCAGTCTGACCACATCTTCAATATAGCTGGACAGGTCGAATTGGAAAATGACACTGCCGACCAAGAGCAACAATAAGTATTCTGCTAGCATCGTGACACTTCCCGCCATAAGCGTGAACAGGGCCGATTTACGTGTTTTATACGCGTGACCCATAACGAGCGCAGGCAGGGTAAAGATAAGCAATAGCAGCAGATAGATCGGATGGAATATCACCAAAATAACGGCCACTGGCACGAGATGCCATATAAATGATTTTAAAGATAATGAAGCATACAAAATAACTCCCGGAATCATCATAAAAAATATGGCAAGTACCGATAAAGGAGTTAACAGCGAAAGTAGTAGGAGCAGATAGACTGCACTCCAAACAGCTGATTTAAAGCTAAATTTCAACAAATTCACCTCTTACGCATATGATCTTCTAGCGCGGAAATATCCTGGTACCAGTCTTCAAGCTGGTGACCTTCCTGTTTATGCTTTTTCAACTTCTCAACAAGCAGTGCATCCAGATCCTTGAAAGGAATACCGAGCCTGCGGCCCAATATGTAACTACTCATAATCAAACTGGCAAGACTGTCTCCGATTCGAGTTGTACTGCCTTCCCATAACGCCTTGAATAATCGGGATACTTGATCAAGTACTTCGGTTTTAAGCCATTCAATCACTTTAGCGCGTTTGGCTACATCCAGTTCTTTAGGCATTTGGCGAAAGTCACTCTCCCCCGAAAA from Paenibacillus sp. FSL R5-0341 harbors:
- the dnaB gene encoding replicative DNA helicase, producing the protein MGGEMLFDRIPPQNLEAEQAVLGAILLQGEALITAMERVQTEDFYDKPHQLIFEAMIQLGEGNQPIDLVTLTSLLKDKGELEDIGGVSYLAKLAHGVPTAANVDYYAQIIEEKSMLRRLIRTATQIVSEGYTGGEDVAAMLGEAERRILEISNRRSSSGFIAIQDVLMEVFDRVETLHQNKGTTTGIPSGFIDLDKMTAGFQRSDLIIVAARPSVGKTAFALNIAQNVAIRAQETVAIFSLEMSAAQLVQRMICAEANLDASVMRMGDFKGDEDWQKLTMGIAALSEANIFIDDTPGITVADIRAKCRRLKKEKGLGMILIDYLQLISGRGKAGENRQQEVSEISRTLKQIGRELEVPVIALSQLSRGVEQRQDKRPMMSDLRESGSIEQDADIVAFLYRDDYYNQETEKKNIIEIIIAKQRNGPVGTVELVFLKNFNKFVNYERAHNDAFAM
- the rplI gene encoding 50S ribosomal protein L9, whose protein sequence is MKVIFIKDMKGQGKKGQVKEVSEGYAQNFLLPRGIARPATDGNMKTLDNQKAAEERIKQEEKAEAEALAKKLEAEVTELKAKSGEGGRLFGAITSKQIAEALSKKGLKVDKRKIELDEPIRTLGVTQVTVKVHPEVKATLKVQVTEE
- a CDS encoding DHH family phosphoesterase → MPKFLKKRWHGYYTVWAFILLLLLVMFVTIYNWTLGLISLILASALGIVMIKAELAFRRELNDYINGLSIRIKRMEGEAVSMLPFGIVLYSEDRTVEWHNRFVAEMFQEKTMVGNPLLNLFPKLPQPKEKKDGTKEHSSKEFHDEFQLDDRHYGVIHNPQERYVYVYEITELAILRDKYENERLALGILVLDNLDEAAQGMDDQQRTALIARVTSEITSWAKRYEVYLRRLSSDRYLLMLNHKSLQELEQSRFVILDEVREMTADLKVPMTLSVGLAFGSDSISEMGELAQSSLDMALGRGGDQAAVKSGQRLSFYGGKSNAVEKRTRVRARVIAHALRDLMQESDRVLIMGHKIPDMDAIGASIGVWKAASLYNVEARIVLDGINPSIERMMEQVNKDEKLSKAFVSPEQATQMMTEHTLLVVVDTHKASMTMEPKLVQSATRVVVVDHHRRGEEFINDAVLIYLEPYASSAAELVTELLQYIHDKVQFTPLEATALLAGITVDTKHFALHTGSRTFEAAGFLRRSGADTIMIQRLMKEDLSEYIAKAEIIKHAKMVYGNIALAVTDPGSKIPQMMIAQVADTLLNMTDVVASFVISERPDGLIGISARSLGRMNVQVVMERLGGGGHLTNAAVQLEGTLGEAEKRLTNVLAEIEKEEGLFE
- a CDS encoding DUF2232 domain-containing protein, which encodes MKFSFKSAVWSAVYLLLLLSLLTPLSVLAIFFMMIPGVILYASLSLKSFIWHLVPVAVILVIFHPIYLLLLLIFTLPALVMGHAYKTRKSALFTLMAGSVTMLAEYLLLLLVGSVIFQFDLSSYIEDVVRLTIEPLTNTSNQMINGFAWTPEMTEDVAKQTQLMIPFALVVTSMVMAFITHVIARPILNVMGVMVSKLPPAREWRMPRALIWYYFLALLIEVISRQSDGTYWTMIAMNLSPLINLGFMIQAIGFFFFLSHTKKWNPVIPYFLAVAVFFIGPLRIIGIIDLAFPLREAISKSKR
- a CDS encoding MazG-like family protein, giving the protein MPKELDVAKRAKVIEWLKTEVLDQVSRLFKALWEGSTTRIGDSLASLIMSSYILGRRLGIPFKDLDALLVEKLKKHKQEGHQLEDWYQDISALEDHMRKR